A genomic stretch from Halorubrum salinarum includes:
- a CDS encoding ATP-binding protein codes for MAEYLRVTPTSERLDPESIPRVLDSLHKLTTPGSSGLGAKLNPLHSETPPRFEFLAISDGPDDPVEFFYGADAHLDTLEKRLRSIYPATFDIERVDVDVAARLIQPVEFTPQEFADHYEAGRLQYEFGPAEQYDIVDEESADSESAETDPVVDGGTAATSVPDHHVTVGDSALELAPPDALPDDEEERRAIEKPTMTPAGTILARPAQDAVSPLGVRWCGSASRKQDWMTSLTPFTAEETNGDLSSVDEPGAALASLIDHLMEATAPTAFQVVFQRRASWQSDAEVRKEDLVDGRDTFFQEVVGSLLEVEDQRSDQDDRQLSEAVEKRIEYIDAKNAKRSFTVNIRAVGVPTDDTRDDLDARMDSLLPVFDPLDGPFYEVEGQRLRDSGFREKTKEKKARAALQRLLNRELTTGRGKTRPELVLSGTELANFVLVPSSEQLTVEGTRGTRAEQQSRNPLPWPNPDLIQQFQDGMAIGYALDENGEPRPDPIRIPPDLLPTHYGRFASTGGGKSKAIINDALSLRETTGGPVVLVDPKGDGMCENYLRCHYERFGGLDDVYHFRVPETIPAFSFFDIRPALEAGRNREDAIQDKVDHFHDILRMIMGREQYGQAFVANEILSYLIKALFDEEYGSDVFGLDDLFAAALRMQRDQTIPPVSADNQNIEESLTRHFAKDNHQFQVSMDAVGNRLDKLKEDAHLRRIFSHVPEQNEAGEYVDNRFDFREFLDEDATIIFDLGDLRPEAQRAITLLLLSNLWDAVQVRRRDGQTDYEKLTNLIIEEAAPVASTKLVSEQLLPQGRSFGLSMGLVMQFPEQVRNRNERAYDEVLNNIKTKLIGNISIERDLAESLAHEDLSPTELRNRINTLPSGEWIAQLPSPSFGETGPPPFSLKPLPIAPGHPESDQPLTEPQKDHFESVSRPRMVERTQAQYGLTEPTDSSTAPEETGWGSSGAETTGSAADGDAATDPTQSAFISESTTEDASTSTTQSETDNDPDGDEAAMSPLFGQATGTDEDPAGDQATQPENGATPVQESSVPVPDDELRQRGLSRDDVRFLNRVLDVMNREDDEYTLLDRMSQLQDEYDDLHVERLTEQDLLDADSAAGRKYYTVLPDGRDLLGRELKAGPGAGDLGEKTPHKVGVRLLELWLQQRDDVVRVEPYYETDDGTVLDVAGIDEDGDLVWAGEAELASNNRHAPVQDYDKLSAVDADAIWAFNNRETALDVLESLADADRIDERVSGRAARSFATIRDAVDDFDAAGLTTVRGFKNLDQELNQ; via the coding sequence ATGGCTGAGTACCTGCGCGTCACGCCGACATCCGAGCGGCTTGACCCGGAGAGTATCCCCCGAGTCCTCGACAGCCTCCACAAGCTGACCACGCCCGGCTCGTCGGGTCTCGGGGCGAAGCTGAACCCGCTCCACAGTGAGACACCACCCCGATTCGAGTTCCTCGCAATCAGTGATGGCCCGGACGACCCGGTGGAGTTCTTCTACGGGGCCGATGCCCACCTCGATACGCTCGAGAAGCGCCTCCGCTCCATCTATCCGGCCACGTTCGACATCGAACGCGTCGACGTCGACGTCGCCGCCCGGCTCATTCAGCCAGTCGAGTTCACACCGCAGGAATTCGCGGACCACTACGAGGCCGGGCGGCTGCAGTACGAGTTTGGCCCGGCAGAACAGTACGATATCGTTGACGAGGAATCAGCGGACTCCGAGTCAGCTGAGACAGACCCCGTTGTCGACGGCGGTACAGCAGCCACGAGCGTCCCCGATCATCACGTGACTGTCGGGGACTCGGCCCTGGAACTAGCGCCGCCCGATGCACTTCCAGACGACGAGGAAGAGCGACGGGCCATCGAGAAGCCAACGATGACACCGGCGGGAACGATTCTGGCTCGCCCGGCTCAAGACGCTGTCTCGCCGCTCGGTGTTCGGTGGTGTGGATCCGCGTCGCGGAAGCAGGACTGGATGACCTCGCTGACGCCGTTCACGGCGGAGGAAACGAATGGCGACCTCTCGTCCGTCGACGAACCGGGCGCGGCGCTGGCGTCGCTGATCGACCACCTGATGGAGGCAACAGCGCCGACCGCGTTCCAGGTCGTCTTCCAACGGCGTGCCAGCTGGCAATCCGACGCGGAGGTACGAAAAGAGGACCTCGTCGACGGCCGCGATACGTTCTTCCAGGAGGTCGTCGGGTCGTTGCTCGAGGTCGAGGACCAGCGGAGCGATCAGGACGATCGGCAGCTGAGCGAGGCCGTCGAGAAGCGGATCGAGTACATCGACGCGAAGAACGCCAAACGGTCGTTCACGGTCAACATCCGGGCCGTCGGCGTCCCCACCGACGACACCCGCGACGACCTCGATGCCCGGATGGACTCGCTCCTCCCTGTGTTCGACCCGCTTGATGGACCGTTCTACGAGGTCGAGGGGCAACGCCTCCGGGACAGCGGCTTCCGTGAGAAAACGAAGGAGAAGAAGGCACGGGCCGCTCTCCAGCGCCTCCTCAATCGCGAGTTGACGACGGGACGAGGGAAGACCCGCCCCGAGCTGGTCCTCAGCGGGACGGAGCTCGCGAACTTCGTCCTCGTCCCCTCCTCCGAACAGTTGACCGTCGAAGGGACGCGGGGAACGAGGGCCGAACAGCAGAGTCGGAACCCGCTCCCGTGGCCGAATCCGGATCTAATCCAGCAGTTCCAGGACGGGATGGCCATCGGCTACGCGCTCGACGAGAACGGTGAGCCACGGCCGGACCCCATTCGGATCCCGCCGGACCTGTTGCCGACGCATTACGGGCGGTTCGCGTCGACTGGTGGCGGGAAGTCGAAGGCCATCATCAACGACGCCCTCTCTCTCCGCGAAACGACTGGTGGCCCCGTCGTCCTCGTCGACCCGAAGGGCGACGGGATGTGTGAGAACTACCTGCGCTGCCACTACGAGCGGTTCGGTGGCCTCGATGACGTCTACCACTTCCGCGTCCCAGAGACAATCCCCGCGTTCTCCTTCTTCGACATCCGGCCCGCGCTCGAAGCGGGTCGCAACCGAGAGGACGCGATTCAGGACAAGGTCGACCACTTCCACGACATCCTCCGGATGATTATGGGTCGCGAGCAGTACGGGCAGGCGTTCGTCGCGAACGAGATTCTGAGCTACCTGATCAAGGCGCTGTTCGACGAGGAGTACGGGAGCGACGTGTTCGGGCTGGACGACCTCTTCGCTGCTGCCCTCCGGATGCAGCGCGACCAGACGATTCCCCCGGTCTCAGCGGACAACCAGAACATCGAGGAATCGCTGACGCGCCACTTCGCGAAGGACAACCACCAGTTCCAGGTGTCGATGGACGCCGTCGGGAACCGCCTCGACAAGCTCAAAGAGGACGCGCATCTTCGGCGGATCTTCAGCCACGTCCCCGAGCAGAACGAGGCCGGCGAGTACGTCGACAACCGCTTCGACTTCCGCGAATTCCTCGATGAAGACGCCACCATCATCTTCGACCTCGGTGACCTCCGACCGGAGGCACAGCGAGCGATCACACTCCTGCTGTTGAGCAACCTCTGGGACGCCGTGCAGGTGCGCCGGCGCGATGGCCAGACCGACTACGAGAAGCTCACGAACCTCATCATCGAAGAGGCGGCGCCGGTTGCGTCGACGAAGCTCGTCTCCGAGCAGCTCCTGCCGCAGGGCCGGTCGTTCGGGTTGAGTATGGGGCTCGTGATGCAGTTCCCGGAACAGGTGCGGAATCGGAACGAGCGGGCCTACGATGAGGTGCTGAACAACATCAAGACGAAGCTCATCGGCAACATCTCGATCGAGCGCGATCTCGCGGAGTCGCTTGCCCACGAGGACCTCAGCCCGACCGAACTCCGCAACCGGATCAATACGCTGCCAAGTGGTGAGTGGATTGCGCAACTCCCGAGTCCGTCGTTCGGGGAGACTGGTCCGCCGCCGTTTTCGTTGAAGCCGCTCCCGATTGCGCCGGGGCATCCAGAAAGCGACCAGCCGCTCACAGAGCCCCAGAAAGACCATTTCGAGTCCGTGTCCCGGCCACGGATGGTCGAACGGACACAGGCCCAGTACGGGCTGACAGAGCCGACTGACTCGAGCACTGCCCCAGAGGAGACTGGCTGGGGGAGTTCGGGGGCTGAGACGACGGGCTCAGCTGCCGACGGCGATGCAGCGACCGACCCGACGCAATCCGCGTTCATCAGCGAATCGACGACCGAGGACGCGTCGACGTCGACCACCCAGTCCGAGACGGACAACGACCCAGATGGAGACGAGGCAGCGATGAGCCCCCTGTTCGGGCAGGCCACCGGGACGGACGAGGACCCAGCTGGTGACCAAGCTACGCAGCCGGAGAACGGGGCAACGCCCGTTCAGGAAAGCAGCGTACCCGTCCCCGATGACGAACTCCGACAACGCGGGCTCAGCCGTGACGACGTCCGGTTCCTGAATCGGGTCCTCGACGTGATGAACCGAGAGGACGACGAGTACACGCTACTGGACAGGATGAGCCAGCTTCAGGACGAATACGACGACCTCCATGTGGAGCGGCTCACGGAGCAGGACCTCCTGGACGCGGACTCCGCGGCGGGGCGCAAGTACTACACCGTCCTCCCGGACGGTCGAGACCTCCTCGGGAGAGAATTGAAGGCGGGACCAGGAGCGGGCGATCTCGGCGAGAAAACGCCACACAAGGTTGGCGTCCGGCTCCTCGAGCTGTGGCTCCAGCAGCGGGACGACGTGGTTCGCGTGGAACCGTACTACGAAACCGACGACGGCACCGTACTGGACGTGGCCGGCATCGACGAGGACGGCGATCTCGTCTGGGCCGGCGAAGCAGAGCTCGCGAGTAACAACCGGCACGCCCCGGTCCAGGATTACGACAAACTCAGCGCGGTGGACGCCGACGCGATCTGGGCCTTCAACAATCGCGAGACAGCCCTCGACGTCCTGGAGAGCCTTGCCGACGCCGATCGGATCGACGAGCGAGTCAGCGGGCGAGCGGCACGGTCGTTCGCGACCATCAGAGACGCCGTCGACGACTTCGATGCTGCGGGCCTGACCACTGTACGGGGCTTCAAAAATCTCGATCAAGAACTCAACCAATGA
- a CDS encoding bifunctional DNA primase/polymerase, with translation MTWRHATREEIYAYYAEEFPRYLDDLPEFITATGPKQYAIAFRESHPVRKDEVPDKDFIRRDTWQTDASGDRTTPEFDDFEDVVEFIRHPARNDPLGRSEFALADPEVLEKPDPRPDAVYYALDHWERPWVLLVDIDAKEIARDRAVERVPVDVDDRDDDALLDAAGILDAAPEGYPYAFEDVDRAIEYGFEVRDIFEDDFDAEETMVVYSGQGVHVYLLDTDPAHRYDEQSREVLNDLLLETYDIPIDPVVTADRRRVARLPYSLHADVCSIVQPIESPAFDVRSATPEVIDE, from the coding sequence ATGACCTGGCGACACGCGACCCGCGAGGAGATCTACGCCTACTACGCCGAGGAGTTCCCCCGCTATCTGGACGACCTGCCGGAATTCATCACGGCGACCGGCCCGAAACAGTACGCCATCGCCTTCCGCGAGTCCCACCCGGTTCGCAAAGACGAGGTGCCTGACAAGGACTTCATCCGGCGGGATACGTGGCAAACAGATGCGTCGGGCGACCGAACGACACCCGAGTTCGACGACTTCGAGGACGTCGTCGAGTTCATTCGGCATCCAGCCCGCAACGACCCGCTGGGGCGGAGCGAGTTCGCGCTTGCTGATCCGGAGGTGCTGGAGAAACCGGACCCACGTCCTGATGCCGTCTACTACGCGCTGGATCACTGGGAACGACCCTGGGTCCTCCTCGTTGACATCGACGCGAAAGAGATCGCCCGAGACCGGGCGGTGGAGCGGGTCCCGGTGGACGTCGATGATCGGGACGACGATGCGCTTCTCGACGCTGCGGGTATCCTCGACGCCGCTCCCGAGGGGTATCCGTACGCCTTCGAAGACGTCGACCGCGCCATCGAGTATGGGTTCGAGGTGCGCGACATCTTTGAGGACGATTTCGACGCCGAGGAGACGATGGTGGTGTACAGCGGGCAGGGAGTCCACGTCTACCTACTGGATACCGACCCGGCGCACCGATACGACGAGCAAAGTCGCGAGGTGTTGAACGACCTCCTCCTCGAGACGTACGACATCCCGATCGACCCCGTCGTGACGGCCGACCGCCGACGTGTCGCTCGCCTGCCTTACTCGCTGCACGCCGACGTCTGTAGCATCGTTCAACCAATCGAGAGCCCGGCGTTCGACGTTCGGTCGGCGACACCCGAGGTGATCGACGAATGA